The genomic segment TATCACCTTTGCTACCGACACTGTCACTACAAGTAAGCTCATCATAAACCTTAAATCTCTCACCTTTTCTGCCATATTACCAAGAAAGTCCTTTCCTTTAGgttctaatttggattatcagtCGCCGTTAGATAAGGGGTTCTGTAGAGAAAGCTAAAACCTTTTGACTTAAACCCTTTAGGATTTTGATTGAAGATAGAAATGTTTGTGTTTAGGTACTGAAGTAAAAGTCTCTGTTGAGGATCCTATGGAAGTTGAGGTTGCTGATGGCTACACTATGGCTCAGTTCTGTGACAAGATTATTGATCTGTTCTTGAATGAGAAACCTAAAGTTAAACAATGGAAGACGTATTTGGTTTTAAGAGATGAATGGAACAAGTACAGTGTTAATTTCTATAAGCGTTGCAGAATCCGAGCTGATGCCGAAACTGATCCTATATTGAAGCAGAAGCTGATTTCTCTGGAAGGCAAAGTTAAGAAGGTATTTATagtttaatttcttgtttttactAGAGAACTCTGGTTTCTAGGGTTagtttattgttgttgtgtaCTTAGAGAGTGAGGGCATTGTTGCAGATAGATGAAGAAATGGCAAAGCACAATGACCTTTTGAAGGAGATTCAAGAAAACCCAACAGACATAAACGCAATCGCTGCCAAGAGACGCAGAGATTTCACGGGAGAGTTTTTCCGCTATGTAGCTTTGTTATCTGAAACTCTTGATGGCTTAGAAGACCGGGATGGTACTTAAACAACATTAATCATGTTACTTAAATTATTGATTCTCATAGTATCATGActgttgctttctttttttgagtAGCTGTTGCTAGGCTTGCAACAAGGTGTTTATCTGCTGTGAGTGCTTATGACAATACATTGGAGAGTGTTGAGACTCTAGATGCTGCTCAAGCCAAGTTTGATGACATTTTAAACTCTCCATCCGTGGATGCCGCTTGCGAAAAGATCAGAAGTTTAGCCAAGGCAAAGGAGCTAGATTCGTCATTGATCTTATTGATCAACAGTGCATACGCTGCTGCAAAAGAGTCTCAAACTGTTACTAACGAGGTACATAATTCTATCACCAagatagaaagaaaagttttgaACTTTACAGTCTTCATATCAAAATCGTATTTTTGTGAACAGGCTAAAGacataatgtataatttatacAAAGCTACAAAGAGCAGTCTTAGAAGCATCACACCGAAAGAGATCAAACTTTTAAAGTACTTACTCAACATAACAGACCCCGAAGAACGATTCTCTGCTCTAGCAACAGCATTCTCTCCTGGCGATGACCATGAAGCTAAAGACCCTAAAGCATTATACACGTAAGTAACAttcaaaaaaatccaaactgtTAGTGTTTTCATCTTTTAACCACAACAATGATGCTAACTAGCTTATGAGAGCACACAGGACGCCGAAGGAGCTGCATAAGTGGATAAAGATAATGCTTGATGCTTACCAtctcaacaaagaagaaactgacATTAAAGAAGCTAAACAGATGAGTCAACCTATTGTTATTCAGCGGCTTTTCATCCTCAAGGACACGATCGAAGATGAGTACTTAGACAAGAAAACAGTCGTGGCTGATGAAAATccgaaaaaggaagaagacgataCTTCTGTTGAAGAATTTTTGAACTGATATTGAGCAATTAGGTGAAAGGGGGGGGGAGCGAGTAATTTTGTGAAATTCGCAGATATAATTGCAATTACGACTAAATGTGAGatctatttataaattaatatttttggcaGCTCAAAAATCTCTCATGTTTCGGGCCTGGCTATGAGGTCAATAAGCCCATGTAGGGTCCAGGTTTGTAAGAAAAGTCAACATAATACTTGTAGCCCACGAATATTCAGATTTGTGTTCCTATATTACCCCGTGACCTATGGTACTGTCCTAAAAAAACGAGAAGGTTATAATAGTAATTTCGGACTTTAATCAACCTTTATTATAAGGTCTTAAACCCTACGCGTAGCACAGCAGCCAAACATTTCAGTTCGTCTTCTCCGACCTTAAAACCCTGAGATCTTAAAAAATCTCCACCGACTCTCTCCCAATCAAATGGCCTCAGTCGCGCTTCTACGGTCCCTTCGCCGCCGTGAAGTCCAAACGGCTTCCGTATCTGCGTTTAAATCCGTATGTATTTTTCCCCTTTgatgttcattttttttgcttgagAAAAGTCACGTTTGGGGGTTTCTGGATCTGAACTCGTTAGTATTTATCCAAAATCGAACAGGGTTGAATCTGTGTTACTTAAAGTTTCGTACtttatgtttctttgtattAGAATCGAGTTTCAGAGTTTTCGATCTAGGTTTCTTAAAGTTCCGTACTTTATGTTTCTTTCTGATCATCTGTGAAGCGATCTACTTTGTTCcttattgatttgataattcATTGCTTCAAATATGGATTGAAGCTTTACACTGATTATTAGTATTCTAAACTCTGCAGATCTCCTCCGCAAATGGAAAGACGTCTTTGTTTGGGAAGTTGGGTTACTTGGCGAGACCTTTCTGGTAAGACATCAACCTTTCAGCTTATGGTATTCGAATGAAGAACTAAATCACTTCTTAGTGTTATCTCTTATCCTTTCGTATGTGTGTTGTTCTCTATATGTAGCTCGAGGCCTGTGGGGAATGATGTTATCGGTATTGATTTGGGTACTACCAATTCTTGTGTAGCTGTGATGGAAGGAAAGGTAAACTTAATTTGTTTCCAACCCTAGTatcaaatttttgatatattggcTTACTGATTCTGTAGGTATTGACTTTGATCTTGTTTTTTGCAGACCCCTAGAGTTATTGAGAATGCCGAAGGAACTCGAACCACGCCATCAGTGGTTGCTATTAACCAAAAGGGGGAGATTCTTGTTGGAACACCGGCTAAACGTCAGGCCGTGACCAATCCAACAAACACGATCTTTGGTTCCAAA from the Camelina sativa cultivar DH55 chromosome 12, Cs, whole genome shotgun sequence genome contains:
- the LOC104729371 gene encoding uncharacterized protein At4g37920, chloroplastic, which translates into the protein MANLLETSIFFSSADKLLSLPPNNSQTHLLPFSAFINGGRRRRKISTSITFATDTVTTSTEVKVSVEDPMEVEVADGYTMAQFCDKIIDLFLNEKPKVKQWKTYLVLRDEWNKYSVNFYKRCRIRADAETDPILKQKLISLEGKVKKIDEEMAKHNDLLKEIQENPTDINAIAAKRRRDFTGEFFRYVALLSETLDGLEDRDAVARLATRCLSAVSAYDNTLESVETLDAAQAKFDDILNSPSVDAACEKIRSLAKAKELDSSLILLINSAYAAAKESQTVTNEAKDIMYNLYKATKSSLRSITPKEIKLLKYLLNITDPEERFSALATAFSPGDDHEAKDPKALYTTPKELHKWIKIMLDAYHLNKEETDIKEAKQMSQPIVIQRLFILKDTIEDEYLDKKTVVADENPKKEEDDTSVEEFLN